The Oncorhynchus mykiss isolate Arlee chromosome 27, USDA_OmykA_1.1, whole genome shotgun sequence sequence GGTCATCCATCACCAAGGCCTTCAGTTCATACTCGCTGACCCCCTGGAACAGAGTGGAGTCATCGGAGCAGGTGTAGGACGCAAGGAGAGCCCCCCCAGCCGTGCCTGGGAAGCTGTGGCTAGGGTAGTAGATGAAACGAGAGGGGAGATCCGTGATGCTTTTCCCCCCTTTGATACCATCCTTTTCCCAGAATCTCTCGCTGAAGCTGAGGACCACCTTGGTGGAGCTGGCGTAGTGCACGGACCGCAGGGCCTCCATCTTCTGGGGTGACAGCGGGGGTTGGAAGTCCATGAAGAGGGTGGCCTTTGCTGTAGCTGTCACCAGGGCATAGTCGACTGTGAGGTTGGTCAGAGAGGATGGATCACGCCAGTCCTGGTAGGATATGGTCACATTGCTGCTGGTTTGACTGATGAGTCGGACCTTGGAGTTGAGAAGGATAGTGCAGTTGAGTGCCTGGTAAAATGCCCTTGGTAAATGGTCAAACCCATCAGTGATCTCGTAATAGCTGAAAAACAGAACATTCCACTTCTTTAATACACTACTTAACAAACACTAGATGTAGGACGGGGTGTCTAATTTGATTGTACATGCATAGTAGTGTTCTTACACAGTGTTGTCATTGATATCTGACTGAATATACAGCATCTCAGTAAGTGATGCGTAGAAGAGGCTGTTCTCATTCAGGATATCTCCAATCATGCGCAGGGCACCACGACTCAGGTTCCCCTCCTTCACTAGATACTCCTGTCAGAAAACAACACTCATTAAAATGGCtgaataaatatatttaaatacatttgttcCTGTTTCTAGTAAGGAAAGTGGCAAAGTGCCTACCAATTTAGAGTCTGACAATAATCCTGCATCTTGTCTAATGGTTACCTATAAGCAACCAAGTGTTTTCTTACCTTGACTGAGTACGAGTCATATTTTCTCAACATGGCCTTGCAGCCAGCTGTCTTCATATCATTCCTTATCTACAACAAATAATTTGTATAAATAATTTGTTATAACTGTTATGTGACACATACCTGTATATAACAACATTTAACATTACACAGTGTTCCACCACAGGAGTCtaaacatgctgaccagaccgcgtGCGTCCACGTGCGCCATCTAatttaaacattgggttgttattttacctgaaatgcacaaggtcctctactcccgacaattaatccacagataaaagggtaaacagagttcgtttctagtaatctctcctccttccaggcttcttctttggactttatattgcggttggcaaccaactttatggtgcattaccaccaccgactggagtgtggacctcagttcatctttcaatcacccacgtgggtatatgctcctaaaaaccaatgaggagatgggagaggcggaaCTTGCAGGGCATCAAGCGCcaaaaatagaaccaagttctattttagtgccTGGCTACACAGATGTTCTTTGACGCGCGCAAGctgtgtgggtgcaatgattgaataatgtgtacatttattttgcaacacgaATGGTGGGAGCCCCCCCTCTCTTTGCACACACCTTCCACAGGGCCAAGTCAAAGAGCTGACCAGCCGATTTTCCCCTTTCCTTGTCAGTCAAGGGATAGTTCAGCACGTCTGGGTTCTCTTTAACTCTGTATGTTTTCTGCAGCAACCCGTTCACATGGTAATATGTGTTGATGTCATCCTGGATAAATGGATTCAGTCCAAGGCCCATTTTTGATGAAAATGATAAAAGAATTCTGTTGAATTAAAAATGCCATAGTTAACATTGTATTGATGGTTAAAGTACACTTGCTATCATTCTTATGCAACTCTATAGGACATGCACCATTATCTGATAATTATTCATTTGAGATAGGATGCTTGACCTCTTTTGAACAATAACATATGAGGACAGGGGATAAGAGGTAGCTACTTATTTCATGTGATAGGACAACAGGCCTTACTCACTTGTGAAAGCTAGGGATCCTCATAGCACCCAGCTCTGCATACCATCCCTCTCTTCTATTTCTGTAGGTCTCCACCCGTCCTCCAATTCGATCACTTGCCTCTATTAAAGTCACCTTGTCCAAAAAAACAAAGGCTATCAGTTTCCCCCTTTTACACTGTAGGCCTATTATTAGTCATAACCAGATAATTACAATACTGACACTAAATTCCTTTCTCACTATGTCAATCATAAGTAAATTAGCATATGTCAATGATATTAATTGTGTTGACattgatacagtaaattatacaaAAGATACCGTACCTTGTGCCCTGCGTCCTCCAGAAACTTTGCTGCAGTCAGTCCAGCAATACCACCACCGATGATGGCAATATGATGGGGTGTCTTTGTGAAGGGAAGACCTCTGTCCACAATTTCAAGGAGTTCGGCATAGTCTGAATCTTGCAGGCACTCAAAAAGAGGATCCTCAATGTATCCATTGACACTGAAAACTATGATCACAACTATAGCGACAGGAACTGGAAAAGAGCAAAAGTACATGTTAAATAGACCTTTAGGCTtacaatataaaaaaaacatgtacaaatgtatttttaaaaggGCTACAGAGGGATATGTTATTAAAGTAGATGCAACATACATGAAAGGCATACAGTCTGCTGGGCTATTCTTATTTCCACCCAAAATCACAAAACAAGATCGAGAATGACTTTTAGAATGTTCCTGAACATCCCCTTCACTACTTTCCAATGATTTGTAGGAAttcaacaacacatttttacaaAAGCAGAAGGTATTGTTTTGCAATTATACATAGATGATCACATGTTTATTTGTATTTGCGTTGCCCCATAAGGTGACGCAATACTTGTTATTTTGATTGTAGAGTCAGTGTATGTCTGGACTCCCTGAAACAatgcatttttacaaattattcaAATAAACCAAAATATAGGCTATGAACTTTGAACCCAAGTCAATTTGTCATTATATCTAAGCTAAAGGAAGATGTGTTTAATAAAAAGGAAAATACTTACAATATTTGCACAACGCCACATAGGGTATCATCTTGACTCCTAAGCCCAGAGTCCTTGCTTTCCCTTTTCTAGTGATGC is a genomic window containing:
- the LOC110507168 gene encoding L-amino-acid oxidase; this translates as MIPYVALCKYFPVAIVVIIVFSVNGYIEDPLFECLQDSDYAELLEIVDRGLPFTKTPHHIAIIGGGIAGLTAAKFLEDAGHKVTLIEASDRIGGRVETYRNRREGWYAELGAMRIPSFHKILLSFSSKMGLGLNPFIQDDINTYYHVNGLLQKTYRVKENPDVLNYPLTDKERGKSAGQLFDLALWKIRNDMKTAGCKAMLRKYDSYSVKEYLVKEGNLSRGALRMIGDILNENSLFYASLTEMLYIQSDINDNTVYYEITDGFDHLPRAFYQALNCTILLNSKVRLISQTSSNVTISYQDWRDPSSLTNLTVDYALVTATAKATLFMDFQPPLSPQKMEALRSVHYASSTKVVLSFSERFWEKDGIKGGKSITDLPSRFIYYPSHSFPGTAGGALLASYTCSDDSTLFQGVSEYELKALVMDDLVKIHGEAIRPLCTGGLVKKWGLDPFSLGAFAIYTPYQQTDYASNLFRNESRVHFAGEHTALPHAWIETAMKSALRAARNISNLER